One region of Syntrophobacter fumaroxidans MPOB genomic DNA includes:
- a CDS encoding M15 family metallopeptidase, producing the protein MFERNSRFLLLLCLFVPFFVPLAVAQEAGLPDGFVYVDEVVPGVNVELRYHTEHNFVGTPIDGYRGARCILTREAAEALKGVQEDLKPFGLGLKIYDGYRPQRAVNHFVRWAQDLSDTRMKQEFYPGVDKADLFKEGYIAEKSSHSRGSTVDLTIVPLEAAESEAELDMGGAFDFFGPESRPDWPLLTPSRRAHRMLLQTLMRNHGFQPYPKEWWHYTLKNEPYPDTVFDFPVQ; encoded by the coding sequence ATGTTCGAGCGAAATTCACGATTTCTCCTTCTCCTCTGCCTGTTCGTTCCTTTCTTCGTTCCCCTCGCCGTCGCACAGGAGGCCGGGCTTCCGGACGGTTTCGTCTACGTGGATGAGGTCGTTCCCGGTGTCAACGTCGAACTGCGCTATCACACCGAACACAATTTCGTCGGCACGCCCATCGACGGGTACCGGGGAGCCAGGTGCATTCTCACCCGGGAGGCCGCGGAGGCGCTCAAAGGTGTCCAGGAAGACCTCAAGCCCTTTGGTCTCGGGCTGAAAATCTATGACGGGTACAGGCCACAGCGAGCGGTGAATCACTTCGTTCGATGGGCTCAGGATCTATCGGACACGCGCATGAAACAGGAATTCTATCCGGGTGTGGACAAGGCGGACTTGTTCAAGGAAGGCTATATTGCCGAGAAATCGAGCCACTCGCGCGGCAGCACCGTGGACCTGACCATCGTGCCGCTGGAAGCGGCGGAATCGGAGGCTGAGCTGGATATGGGCGGCGCATTCGACTTTTTCGGCCCCGAATCCCGGCCCGATTGGCCCCTGTTGACTCCGAGCCGGCGCGCACACCGGATGCTGCTGCAGACCCTCATGCGAAACCACGGTTTTCAGCCGTATCCGAAGGAATGGTGGCACTATACGTTGAAAAACGAACCATACCCGGACACCGTCTTCGACTTCCCGGTTCAATAA
- a CDS encoding MBL fold metallo-hydrolase yields the protein MRKSIILFLVVVLGTALFFSCMHNPAPFDEAKWRRQVDAQSVEQLYAPHFNDGRYFNPWAPMEHGGFWRLVKWKMSSKAHYSEEEKNHRPKFIPELKARIQGMPEGDFIAWIGHSTFLLRIGGDYWITDPIFSERAFLPRRITPPAITGEELKALAPSLNVLISHNHYDHLDEESVRSLPRASRFYVPLGLGNHVASLHEGAVQELDWWREIDLGGGNKLVCLPAQHWSRRFGQGFNETLWAGFLLITPEISVYYGADSGYFIGYREIGRRYPNIHYALLSTTAYHPRWFMHYAHKSIPEALDAFHDLGARYFIPTQWGTFPLGDEPPGYPALDLMRTIQERKLDPSRFLVLDIGEIRPLRGARE from the coding sequence ATGAGAAAATCGATAATCCTTTTTCTTGTTGTTGTGTTGGGGACCGCCTTGTTTTTTTCCTGCATGCACAATCCCGCGCCTTTCGATGAGGCGAAGTGGCGCCGGCAGGTCGACGCTCAGAGCGTCGAACAGCTCTACGCGCCGCATTTCAACGACGGGCGCTACTTCAACCCCTGGGCGCCCATGGAACACGGGGGATTCTGGCGTCTGGTGAAATGGAAGATGTCGAGCAAGGCGCACTATTCGGAGGAAGAAAAGAATCACCGGCCGAAATTCATCCCGGAGTTGAAGGCGCGGATTCAAGGGATGCCCGAAGGCGATTTCATCGCGTGGATCGGGCACAGCACATTTCTGTTGAGAATAGGCGGGGACTACTGGATCACCGACCCGATCTTCTCGGAAAGAGCGTTTCTTCCCAGGCGGATCACTCCTCCGGCGATCACCGGCGAAGAGTTGAAAGCCCTGGCGCCCTCCTTGAATGTGCTGATTTCCCATAACCACTACGATCATCTCGACGAGGAGAGCGTTCGTTCCCTGCCCCGGGCTTCACGGTTTTACGTTCCGCTCGGTCTCGGGAATCACGTGGCGTCACTTCACGAAGGCGCGGTTCAGGAGCTCGACTGGTGGCGGGAAATCGATTTGGGAGGTGGGAACAAGCTCGTCTGCCTGCCGGCGCAACACTGGTCCAGGCGATTCGGTCAGGGGTTCAACGAAACCCTGTGGGCCGGTTTTCTTCTGATCACTCCGGAGATTTCCGTCTATTACGGTGCGGACAGCGGTTATTTCATCGGCTACAGGGAAATCGGAAGACGATACCCGAACATCCACTACGCCCTGCTGTCGACCACGGCGTACCATCCACGATGGTTCATGCACTACGCGCACAAGAGCATCCCGGAGGCGCTGGACGCCTTTCACGATCTCGGGGCGCGGTATTTCATCCCCACACAGTGGGGAACCTTCCCGCTGGGCGATGAACCTCCGGGTTATCCGGCCCTGGACCTCATGAGAACCATTCAAGAAAGGAAACTCGACCCATCCCGGTTTCTCGTCCTGGACATCGGAGAGATCCGCCCCCTGCGTGGAGCGCGGGAGTGA
- a CDS encoding rhodanese-like domain-containing protein produces MITTFFGNDALGSSTAMAVSLLVGFGFGFALERAGFGSSRKLGGIFYFRDMTVLRVMFTAMITAMLGLHLALSLGIVASDQIYFLPTVYGAQIVGGVLFGIGFGLACWCPGTAAVGVASGRLDALIYLFGAVLGSILFNEIYGLLEPLYTWGESGVKFVWEALGVSAPFFALVFSGLGVAAFWFAEWIERRTAGTGPYFGSPFLKAFSVAVLAAAFGVAVLPSAGIDRAAVSRLGPPPETAILQTMQAGEDHVEPEALADRLMTGDPSLLLVDIRTPGEYSAFHIKGALNVAPADLPETLAPRRDRGTIVLYSNGMTHPAQARDALARMGFNNVTILTDGLQGFMHRVLKPVSLREAPLTAEMAAQVEAWRGFFLGTATARADDSQGSTGGMPGLVETAWLNEHLGRGDVRIIETRSQPAYNGGHLPGSVRMDPEHFRGVVGGVSSMVLPVDMIVRHLELLGIRPETTIVVVPSEKIMDATLIGTALERAGHRRYAILNGGWEKWLAERRPVDTLLPAITETAYPAPREADRFTVDYRTVLEHVHRRSAVLLDVRPADYFSGAKSDEARAGHIPGAVNRPFADDLATIDGITSFKPRAELEEAYARLIPSKDTTVVVSCRTGHQASQTRFVLQNILGYRKVFWYDGGWAEWSSRPELPVETSP; encoded by the coding sequence ATGATCACAACCTTCTTCGGCAACGATGCCTTGGGAAGCAGCACGGCCATGGCGGTTTCGCTGCTGGTGGGCTTCGGTTTCGGATTTGCGCTCGAACGCGCGGGTTTCGGGAGCTCCAGGAAGTTGGGGGGGATTTTTTACTTTCGGGACATGACGGTGTTGAGAGTCATGTTCACGGCGATGATCACGGCGATGCTCGGGCTGCACCTGGCCCTGTCGCTGGGGATCGTCGCTTCCGACCAGATTTACTTTCTTCCCACCGTGTACGGCGCGCAAATCGTCGGCGGCGTGCTGTTCGGTATCGGGTTCGGCCTGGCCTGCTGGTGTCCGGGCACGGCGGCCGTGGGCGTGGCATCCGGGCGCCTCGACGCGCTGATTTACCTTTTCGGGGCAGTCCTTGGGAGTATCCTGTTCAACGAGATCTACGGCCTGCTGGAACCCCTGTACACGTGGGGCGAGAGCGGAGTGAAATTCGTCTGGGAGGCTCTGGGCGTGTCCGCTCCGTTTTTTGCCCTGGTCTTTTCGGGCCTCGGCGTGGCCGCGTTCTGGTTCGCGGAATGGATCGAGAGGCGAACCGCCGGTACGGGTCCCTATTTTGGCAGTCCCTTCCTCAAAGCTTTCAGCGTGGCCGTCCTGGCCGCCGCTTTTGGCGTGGCGGTACTTCCGTCGGCCGGCATCGATCGGGCCGCCGTCTCCCGGCTCGGACCTCCCCCCGAAACGGCTATACTTCAGACCATGCAAGCCGGTGAAGACCACGTCGAGCCGGAAGCGCTCGCCGACCGCCTCATGACCGGCGATCCGTCGCTCCTGCTGGTGGACATCCGGACTCCGGGGGAATATTCCGCCTTTCACATCAAGGGCGCCTTGAACGTCGCCCCCGCCGACCTCCCTGAAACCCTCGCTCCCCGCAGGGACAGGGGGACCATCGTCCTCTATTCCAACGGGATGACCCACCCCGCCCAGGCACGAGATGCCCTGGCACGCATGGGGTTCAACAATGTCACCATCCTGACCGACGGTTTGCAGGGTTTCATGCACCGCGTGCTGAAACCCGTTTCACTGCGTGAAGCGCCGCTCACCGCCGAAATGGCGGCTCAGGTGGAAGCGTGGCGCGGGTTCTTCCTGGGGACCGCGACCGCCCGGGCCGATGATTCGCAAGGGAGCACCGGCGGCATGCCCGGGCTGGTCGAAACGGCGTGGCTGAACGAGCACCTCGGGCGCGGCGACGTGCGCATCATCGAGACACGTTCCCAGCCCGCCTACAACGGCGGTCACCTGCCCGGCTCGGTGCGGATGGACCCGGAGCATTTCCGCGGGGTGGTCGGCGGGGTGTCGTCCATGGTGCTGCCTGTCGACATGATTGTCCGGCACCTGGAGTTGCTGGGCATCAGGCCCGAAACGACGATCGTCGTCGTGCCGAGCGAGAAGATCATGGACGCAACACTCATCGGGACCGCCCTGGAACGGGCCGGGCACCGGCGCTACGCCATTCTGAACGGAGGCTGGGAAAAATGGCTGGCGGAACGTCGCCCGGTGGATACTCTGCTGCCCGCCATCACCGAAACCGCCTATCCCGCCCCGCGAGAGGCGGACCGGTTCACCGTGGATTACCGGACCGTGCTGGAGCATGTGCATCGGCGCAGCGCGGTGCTGCTGGATGTGAGGCCCGCCGACTATTTTTCGGGGGCGAAGTCCGACGAAGCCCGCGCAGGGCATATTCCGGGAGCCGTCAACCGTCCTTTCGCCGACGACCTGGCGACAATCGACGGCATCACGAGTTTCAAGCCGCGGGCGGAGCTCGAAGAGGCCTACGCGCGCCTGATTCCCTCCAAGGACACGACGGTGGTGGTCTCCTGCCGCACGGGGCATCAGGCCAGCCAGACGCGCTTCGTGCTCCAAAACATACTGGGGTATCGGAAGGTGTTCTGGTACGACGGCGGGTGGGCGGAGTGGTCCAGCCGGCCGGAACTGCCCGTGGAAACGTCCCCGTGA
- a CDS encoding methyltransferase family protein, which produces MVAPDKPDLRQRLFDMLRTPWVDKTIAVAAALPFAHIFLAVTKRGALSVPLVVIMINHLIIITTTVLRTSPVRITPNPWYWLLAFVATYGGLFVPALVAGKGVPLLPSAVSDVLSLLSLVVLLFARLSLGRSIGFVPAQRVIVTGGAYRIVRHPIYTGIFLSFIAWTLRDYSPRVLAISVIGCGLFVLKSFIEERFLREDPEYRDYLTRVRWRWFPGI; this is translated from the coding sequence ATGGTTGCCCCCGACAAGCCGGACCTCCGGCAACGCTTGTTCGACATGCTTCGCACCCCATGGGTTGACAAGACCATCGCCGTGGCGGCGGCTCTCCCTTTTGCCCACATCTTCCTTGCGGTAACGAAGCGAGGCGCCCTGAGCGTTCCGCTCGTCGTGATCATGATCAATCATCTGATCATCATCACGACCACCGTGCTGCGCACCTCCCCGGTTCGCATCACGCCCAATCCCTGGTACTGGCTGCTGGCGTTCGTGGCAACCTACGGCGGCCTTTTCGTGCCCGCCCTCGTCGCAGGAAAAGGAGTCCCCCTCCTCCCTTCCGCGGTCAGCGACGTTCTTTCCCTGCTCTCCCTGGTCGTGCTCCTGTTTGCGCGCCTCAGCCTGGGGCGGAGCATCGGATTCGTTCCGGCCCAGCGGGTTATCGTCACGGGCGGTGCGTACCGGATTGTCCGCCATCCGATTTATACGGGCATCTTCCTTTCCTTCATCGCCTGGACGCTGAGGGACTACTCACCGCGGGTTCTGGCGATATCGGTCATCGGGTGCGGCCTGTTCGTTCTGAAAAGCTTCATCGAGGAAAGGTTCCTGCGGGAGGACCCGGAATACCGTGACTATCTCACGCGGGTGCGCTGGCGCTGGTTTCCCGGAATATGA
- a CDS encoding DUF1573 domain-containing protein, protein MIRSFGMKPWLIAVLLAAFLNGSGLCAVENPGPALLLCSEPQAGPCAELLETTHDFGKITLGDVLEHEFKVGNPGNDTLVIENVRVGUGCSTRFDRDIPPGGEGSITIILDTKRCRGINRKSVLVYANDPRNASFWLNLTWEYKD, encoded by the coding sequence ATGATACGATCGTTTGGAATGAAACCGTGGCTTATCGCCGTGCTCCTTGCGGCGTTCCTGAACGGTTCGGGCCTGTGCGCCGTCGAGAACCCGGGACCGGCCCTGCTCCTTTGCTCCGAACCCCAAGCCGGGCCCTGTGCCGAGCTTCTCGAGACCACCCACGACTTCGGCAAAATCACCCTGGGCGACGTGCTGGAACATGAATTCAAGGTGGGAAATCCCGGGAACGATACACTGGTGATCGAAAACGTCCGCGTCGGATGAGGATGCTCGACCCGATTCGATCGGGACATCCCGCCGGGCGGCGAGGGAAGCATCACCATCATTCTCGACACGAAACGCTGCCGGGGCATCAACAGGAAGTCGGTCCTGGTCTATGCCAACGATCCCCGAAACGCCTCCTTTTGGCTGAACCTGACATGGGAATACAAAGACTGA
- a CDS encoding YeeE/YedE thiosulfate transporter family protein: MNPDQSIHSNGPRPYMNPYLAGLILGAVLLAAFLVLGTGLGASGGIARVGAAAQGALMPQHVAGSPYFGAWGSNPLSYYLVFMFAGTLLGGLVSAVAARRVQPQLERGPTASPRRRILMALSGGVLAGFASRLASGCTSGQALTGGAMLATGSLLFLVSLFAAGYAAAWFARRQWS, encoded by the coding sequence ATGAATCCCGACCAATCCATTCATTCAAACGGTCCCAGGCCATACATGAACCCCTATTTGGCCGGTTTGATCCTGGGCGCCGTGCTTCTTGCCGCCTTCCTGGTCCTGGGAACCGGTCTCGGAGCATCCGGAGGCATCGCCCGCGTGGGCGCCGCGGCGCAGGGCGCGCTGATGCCGCAACATGTTGCGGGCAGTCCCTACTTCGGCGCCTGGGGAAGTAATCCGCTCAGTTACTACCTGGTCTTCATGTTTGCGGGCACCCTTCTCGGGGGCCTGGTGTCCGCCGTTGCGGCACGCCGGGTCCAGCCGCAGCTCGAGCGCGGGCCGACGGCCTCGCCCCGACGGCGTATCCTCATGGCTTTGTCGGGCGGAGTCCTGGCGGGCTTTGCCAGCCGCCTGGCTTCGGGCTGCACCTCGGGCCAGGCGCTCACAGGCGGAGCAATGCTGGCCACCGGCAGCCTGCTCTTTCTCGTATCCCTTTTTGCCGCCGGTTACGCCGCCGCGTGGTTCGCCAGGAGGCAATGGTCATGA
- a CDS encoding SAM-dependent methyltransferase has translation MNPRYLIAFLRILKVPGLFPLMKDWQALVRMHFLHAAYESGLLKALAVPCEKQVLIDKLQVKRPELFDALLDVGLATKELGMKNRLFSIKGKRSKAVVGARGDMLAAMVQANITYYSDAYRHAARRLRGDDLGDDLHRMGDLVARFSKLAEPIMKDFIVGLVSGRNPMRILDVGCGSGVFLHAAHSANRNATGAGLDIDEAAVRQATNNIAQWGLEDRFRIFHGDTRHPPGGLEGPFDLITLFNILYYFNEEDRIELVHNLRAMLAPQGVLAIATTCHSMGMDVAAAHLNMVNCSLKGLTRLPRLEDILSLLHRCGFRRIDTHRFIPGGTLYGIVAGN, from the coding sequence ATGAATCCGCGGTACCTGATAGCCTTCCTGCGAATTCTGAAAGTGCCCGGCCTGTTTCCCCTCATGAAAGACTGGCAGGCATTGGTGAGAATGCATTTCCTCCATGCCGCTTATGAATCGGGCCTGTTGAAAGCCCTGGCCGTTCCGTGTGAAAAGCAGGTGTTGATCGACAAGCTTCAGGTGAAGCGCCCGGAGCTGTTCGATGCCCTTTTGGACGTGGGACTGGCCACAAAAGAATTGGGAATGAAAAACCGGCTGTTCTCCATCAAGGGCAAACGGTCCAAAGCCGTCGTGGGTGCCAGGGGGGATATGCTGGCCGCCATGGTCCAGGCCAACATCACCTATTACAGCGACGCCTATCGCCATGCGGCCCGTCGCCTTCGAGGGGACGATCTGGGGGACGACCTGCACAGGATGGGCGATTTGGTTGCCCGGTTTTCGAAGCTCGCCGAACCGATCATGAAGGATTTTATCGTGGGCCTCGTTTCGGGCAGGAACCCCATGCGCATCCTGGATGTGGGGTGCGGTTCGGGTGTCTTTCTGCATGCCGCCCACAGCGCCAACCGAAATGCGACGGGCGCGGGCCTCGATATCGATGAGGCAGCCGTCCGACAGGCAACAAACAACATCGCCCAATGGGGACTCGAGGACCGTTTCCGCATTTTTCACGGAGACACGCGTCATCCCCCCGGAGGGCTCGAAGGCCCTTTCGACCTCATCACCCTGTTCAACATCCTGTATTACTTCAATGAAGAGGATCGTATCGAACTGGTTCACAATCTGCGCGCCATGCTTGCCCCTCAAGGCGTACTGGCGATCGCGACGACCTGCCACAGCATGGGAATGGATGTCGCCGCGGCACACCTGAATATGGTCAACTGTTCCCTGAAAGGACTGACACGACTTCCCCGCCTGGAGGATATTCTATCGCTGCTGCATCGATGCGGATTCCGCCGGATTGACACGCATCGTTTCATTCCGGGAGGAACGCTCTATGGAATCGTTGCGGGCAATTGA
- a CDS encoding class I SAM-dependent methyltransferase, with translation MMFTNPEVILVEAYVHGYSETEAGRLQDQASTLVELLHPSVSFPAGSRILEPGCGVGAQTLYLAGKNPASRITAFDISPDSVRRAREKVARAGLSNVAVEVADIFNLPYGAGTFDHLFVCFLLEHLQDPAAALLRLKDMLRENGSVSVIEGDHGSYYCHPRSERADLVVRCLVEVQARKRGNSLIGRELYPLLDRAGFREVQVSPRMVYVDRTRPQLVEGFTRKTFIAMIEGVREEALSLELTDEETWDGGIADLYRTTREDGTFCYTFFTAVAFK, from the coding sequence ATGATGTTCACGAACCCGGAGGTCATTCTCGTGGAAGCATACGTGCACGGATATTCCGAAACAGAGGCCGGACGGTTGCAGGACCAGGCGAGCACACTCGTGGAGCTCCTGCATCCGTCGGTTTCTTTTCCGGCCGGGAGCCGCATCCTGGAACCGGGCTGCGGCGTTGGTGCTCAGACTCTGTATCTTGCAGGGAAAAATCCCGCCTCCCGGATCACTGCGTTCGATATTTCGCCGGATTCGGTCCGGCGGGCGCGGGAGAAAGTGGCGCGGGCGGGATTGTCGAACGTCGCCGTGGAGGTGGCGGACATCTTCAATCTGCCTTATGGTGCTGGAACGTTCGACCATCTGTTCGTGTGCTTTCTGCTCGAACATCTGCAGGACCCGGCGGCTGCTCTCCTGAGGCTCAAGGACATGCTGCGGGAGAATGGTTCGGTCAGCGTGATCGAAGGGGACCACGGTTCCTACTACTGCCATCCGAGGAGCGAGCGGGCGGACCTTGTCGTTCGTTGCCTGGTCGAGGTCCAGGCGCGAAAGCGCGGCAATTCGCTCATCGGACGGGAACTCTACCCCTTGCTCGACCGGGCAGGCTTCCGAGAGGTGCAGGTTTCGCCGCGCATGGTCTACGTGGACCGGACCCGCCCTCAACTGGTCGAAGGATTCACCCGGAAGACATTCATCGCGATGATCGAAGGTGTGCGGGAAGAGGCCCTTTCCCTCGAGCTCACGGATGAAGAGACATGGGATGGGGGCATAGCGGATCTCTACCGGACGACCCGCGAGGACGGTACGTTCTGCTACACGTTTTTCACGGCCGTTGCGTTCAAATAA
- a CDS encoding MBL fold metallo-hydrolase yields MKNPTDCKRLYLRNIAVATVFLLSFAFPWSFAGAASIKDSESATHGSEDAFHQIVDTYRFPGFEVVQFNLPVLSHYSYLLISGKEALLVDPDRDITAYLDHAKKHGLTIKGVFLTHSHADFVAGHLELVRALNVPVYQNAASGAKYKIEPLKEGSTFKVGAAMVKAVETPGHTPDGMCGLVFSEGDDQPKMIFTGDTLFVGSVGRPDLLEGKMTAATLASMSYDTWHNVLSKLPDTVAVLPAHGAGSLCGAHLSDDPSSTIGRERSSNPYIRHKGRSEFISAVLEGLPEAPQYFKHNAAMNREGPPLVSWDAAPVQAKVDESITRVEDLWLVDLRDPKPYSEGHVPGSVNIGLRGRLETWVGTIVPWKAPMVLIGSSAEIKEAVLRLHRVGYTGSVLPFEAWTRAGLSLARSGTVKPGELYAQMQDGSAPIIVDVRLPNEWMALRIGTVVNLPLNHLGELSRKLDPALPVVAVCNSAYRSSLAVGILQRKGFKQVSSLEGGSAAWIEAGYPVFGSEKQAAGSSAPRRHVHLAERISPADLNRLLKDLPGTFDLVDIRPPEAFRDYSLPGSTNADPADVLSNAGYLTGAGPLIIVDRDGSLAMMIAGILSQKTKRPIKALHGGLDAFWEETELKAAVRAVPLPGGGPKFQGPAAPAPAPVPQPATSAPAPSTPGTPKKKSAGC; encoded by the coding sequence ATGAAGAACCCCACCGACTGCAAACGGCTTTACCTGAGGAACATCGCCGTCGCCACCGTGTTCCTGTTGAGCTTCGCTTTTCCGTGGAGCTTCGCCGGCGCGGCCTCGATCAAGGACTCGGAATCCGCGACTCACGGGAGTGAGGACGCTTTCCACCAGATCGTGGACACATACAGGTTTCCCGGCTTCGAGGTCGTGCAGTTCAACCTGCCCGTCTTGAGCCACTATTCCTACCTGCTGATTTCCGGGAAGGAGGCGCTCTTGGTTGATCCGGACCGGGACATCACCGCCTACCTCGACCATGCGAAAAAACACGGCCTGACCATCAAGGGCGTCTTTCTCACCCACTCCCACGCCGACTTCGTCGCCGGACACCTGGAACTGGTCCGGGCATTGAACGTCCCCGTCTATCAGAACGCCGCCAGTGGCGCAAAATACAAGATCGAACCGCTGAAAGAAGGCTCGACGTTCAAGGTGGGCGCGGCCATGGTGAAAGCCGTGGAGACTCCCGGCCACACGCCCGACGGCATGTGCGGCCTGGTTTTTTCGGAGGGGGATGACCAGCCGAAAATGATTTTCACCGGGGATACCCTGTTTGTCGGATCCGTCGGAAGACCGGATCTGCTCGAAGGGAAAATGACCGCCGCCACCCTGGCTTCCATGAGCTACGACACCTGGCACAATGTCCTGTCCAAACTTCCGGACACGGTCGCGGTGCTGCCCGCGCACGGTGCGGGTTCCTTGTGCGGCGCGCACCTGTCCGACGATCCTTCGTCGACCATCGGCAGGGAAAGGTCGTCCAATCCGTACATACGGCACAAGGGCCGCAGCGAGTTCATCTCGGCGGTGCTCGAAGGCCTGCCCGAGGCACCGCAGTACTTCAAGCACAACGCCGCCATGAACCGTGAAGGACCGCCCCTGGTGTCGTGGGATGCGGCGCCCGTCCAGGCGAAAGTCGATGAATCCATCACCCGGGTGGAAGACCTGTGGCTGGTCGACCTGCGGGATCCCAAGCCCTACTCTGAAGGGCATGTTCCGGGATCGGTGAACATCGGGCTGCGAGGCCGCCTGGAAACGTGGGTGGGCACAATCGTGCCTTGGAAGGCCCCGATGGTGCTGATCGGTTCTTCGGCGGAAATCAAGGAAGCCGTCCTGCGCCTGCATCGAGTGGGTTACACGGGATCGGTGCTGCCGTTCGAGGCCTGGACCAGGGCCGGCCTGAGTCTTGCCCGGAGCGGGACCGTCAAGCCCGGCGAGCTTTACGCTCAAATGCAGGACGGCAGCGCTCCCATCATCGTGGACGTGCGCCTGCCCAACGAATGGATGGCGCTGCGCATCGGGACGGTGGTGAACCTGCCCCTCAACCACCTGGGTGAGCTTTCCCGCAAACTCGATCCCGCTCTGCCGGTGGTGGCGGTCTGCAACAGTGCGTACCGGTCGAGCCTGGCGGTGGGCATCCTGCAGCGCAAAGGATTCAAGCAGGTTTCAAGCCTCGAAGGGGGCAGCGCGGCGTGGATTGAAGCGGGCTACCCGGTATTCGGAAGCGAGAAGCAAGCCGCCGGCTCCTCCGCACCCAGGCGTCACGTTCATCTTGCGGAACGGATCTCCCCGGCGGATTTGAATCGGCTGCTCAAGGATTTGCCGGGAACATTCGACCTGGTGGACATTCGCCCGCCGGAGGCATTCCGGGATTATTCCCTGCCCGGATCGACCAACGCCGATCCGGCGGACGTCCTGTCGAACGCGGGGTACCTCACGGGCGCGGGACCATTGATCATCGTGGACCGCGACGGCTCCCTGGCGATGATGATCGCCGGCATTCTTTCACAGAAGACCAAGAGACCGATCAAGGCCCTGCACGGCGGGCTCGATGCCTTCTGGGAGGAGACGGAGTTGAAGGCCGCCGTGCGGGCGGTGCCGCTTCCCGGCGGGGGACCTAAATTCCAGGGGCCAGCAGCCCCGGCCCCGGCTCCGGTCCCGCAGCCCGCGACTTCGGCGCCCGCTCCGTCCACTCCCGGCACGCCCAAAAAGAAGTCGGCCGGCTGTTGA